From the Desulfovibrio sp. JC010 genome, one window contains:
- a CDS encoding multidrug resistance efflux transporter family protein codes for MKIILTGVLAALFFSSTFVLNRAMSLEGGHWVWSASLRYFWMLIFLFAGLGIFRRNLLAGSFRLYLKHLKFWTLAGGVGFGVFYALITFSASYTPGWVVAATWQTTILATPLVLLGFGKKVPLRAILLTLIIFAGVLLVNLESVEDSSWNAVLLGAVPVFAAAFAYPFGNQLVWEARNGGSGRIPALDDPAMDDPFCRVLLLTLGSLPLWVGLILFTQPPLPQSGQILNTALVAVFSGIAATSLFLYARHKARSAAELAAADCTQSMEVLFSLAGEVVLLHGALPGMLGWSGIGLTMLGLVLYIRVQNVR; via the coding sequence ATGAAGATCATCCTGACCGGCGTTCTGGCCGCTTTGTTTTTCAGTTCCACTTTTGTGCTCAACCGGGCCATGAGTTTAGAGGGCGGGCATTGGGTATGGTCGGCCAGTCTGCGCTATTTCTGGATGCTGATTTTTCTTTTTGCCGGGCTGGGGATTTTTCGCCGCAATCTGCTGGCAGGTTCATTCAGGCTTTACCTGAAGCACTTGAAATTCTGGACTCTTGCGGGCGGTGTCGGGTTCGGGGTTTTCTATGCCCTGATCACCTTCAGCGCATCCTATACCCCCGGCTGGGTGGTGGCCGCCACATGGCAGACAACCATTCTGGCCACTCCGCTGGTGCTGCTGGGATTCGGCAAAAAAGTGCCTTTGCGGGCCATATTGCTGACTTTAATCATCTTTGCCGGGGTGCTGCTGGTAAATCTGGAGAGCGTGGAAGACAGTTCGTGGAACGCGGTGCTTCTGGGGGCTGTCCCGGTCTTTGCCGCCGCCTTTGCCTATCCTTTCGGCAATCAGTTGGTCTGGGAAGCCCGTAACGGCGGCAGCGGACGCATCCCCGCTCTGGATGATCCGGCCATGGATGATCCCTTCTGTCGCGTGCTGCTGCTGACCCTCGGTTCCCTGCCGCTGTGGGTCGGGCTGATCCTCTTTACCCAACCTCCGCTTCCGCAGTCCGGTCAAATTCTCAATACCGCGTTGGTGGCTGTGTTTTCAGGCATTGCCGCGACCAGCCTGTTTCTTTACGCCCGGCACAAGGCCCGGAGCGCGGCAGAACTGGCCGCGGCAGATTGCACCCAATCCATGGAAGTGCTTTTTTCTTTGGCCGGAGAGGTGGTCCTTTTGCACGGAGCGTTGCCCGGCATGCTGGGCTGGTCCGGCATTGGGCTGACCATGCTCGGGCTGGTGCTTTACATCCGGGTTCAGAATGTGCGTTAG
- a CDS encoding glycosyltransferase family A protein has product MAVWCTSHLMALISIIIPNYNYGRFADRFYGSLAGQTMSLKDVEIIFVDDGSSDDSLEQARKWAAKLACRSFEILTPPRTGRPGPVRNTGLAKAAGKYLLSLDPDDELLPEFLETHVDVLESNPKFSVSYSDYLETTPDKSFNRFLPDFNPVQLRTQNTVAPCALYRRELWDTGVRYRENTTYEDWDYWVQCLMAGGKFKHIAQPLYIHHIHESNFSHQAEKEDGAGKAYIVLNNPGFFNPAVVQWAQDYFRRRVHAPSFQRGYIPTADELLKLSDVIRAAGCK; this is encoded by the coding sequence ATGGCTGTGTGGTGTACTTCTCATCTCATGGCCCTGATTTCCATCATCATACCCAATTACAATTACGGACGATTTGCCGACCGTTTTTACGGCTCTCTTGCAGGTCAGACCATGTCGCTGAAAGACGTGGAAATAATTTTTGTGGATGACGGCAGCAGTGATGATTCCCTTGAACAGGCCCGGAAATGGGCAGCTAAACTTGCGTGCCGAAGTTTTGAAATTCTGACCCCGCCCAGAACCGGCAGGCCCGGCCCGGTTCGTAACACGGGGCTGGCAAAAGCGGCCGGTAAATATCTGCTCAGCCTTGATCCCGATGATGAATTGCTGCCGGAGTTTCTGGAAACACATGTTGATGTTCTGGAATCGAATCCCAAGTTTTCAGTGTCTTATTCAGATTATCTTGAAACCACCCCGGATAAATCATTCAACCGTTTTCTGCCTGATTTTAATCCGGTCCAGCTGCGGACCCAGAATACCGTTGCCCCCTGTGCGCTGTATCGCAGGGAATTATGGGATACCGGGGTCCGTTACCGGGAAAATACGACTTACGAAGATTGGGACTACTGGGTGCAATGTTTGATGGCCGGGGGAAAATTTAAACATATTGCCCAGCCTCTATATATCCACCATATCCATGAATCCAATTTTTCCCATCAGGCGGAAAAAGAGGATGGCGCGGGCAAGGCGTACATTGTTTTGAATAATCCCGGATTTTTTAATCCGGCGGTAGTCCAGTGGGCGCAGGATTATTTCCGCAGGCGCGTACATGCTCCTTCATTCCAGCGCGGCTATATTCCCACTGCCGATGAACTTCTCAAATTGTCTGATGTGATCAGAGCGGCGGGATGTAAATAA
- the msrB gene encoding peptide-methionine (R)-S-oxide reductase MsrB: MQNKVENFETATVAGGCFWCVESDLEKEDGVLEVVSGYSGGHVENPTYERVSTGKSGHLEVVQVRYDPQKISYREMLLVFMKHHDPTDPGGSFNDRGEQYTSAIFYHDQEQKKIAGEVLLEIDGSGVFDQPLATKLIPFAKFYRAEEYHQDYYRKNPVRYNWYRFMSGRDSFVEEHWAEKKQDIAPPSGGRDDYTRPDDAALRETLTPLQFKVVREDGTEPAFNNDFWDNHREGIYVDVVSGEPLFSSRDKFDSGTGWPSFTRPIEGQGVVEKEDRSFFMARIEVRSRKADSHLGHVFEDGPQPTGLRYCINSAALRFIPLEELEAQGYGEYLKLFK, from the coding sequence ATGCAAAATAAAGTTGAGAATTTTGAAACCGCAACTGTGGCCGGGGGATGCTTCTGGTGTGTAGAGTCGGACCTTGAAAAAGAGGACGGAGTTCTCGAAGTTGTTTCCGGCTACTCGGGCGGCCATGTGGAGAATCCCACTTACGAGCGGGTCAGCACTGGAAAATCCGGTCATCTTGAGGTGGTGCAGGTCCGTTATGATCCTCAAAAAATAAGCTACAGGGAAATGCTGCTGGTTTTCATGAAGCATCATGACCCCACTGACCCCGGTGGTTCGTTCAATGACCGCGGCGAACAATATACCTCGGCAATCTTTTATCATGACCAAGAGCAGAAGAAGATAGCCGGGGAAGTCCTGCTGGAAATTGACGGGTCCGGTGTTTTTGATCAGCCGCTGGCAACAAAGCTGATCCCCTTTGCGAAGTTTTACCGGGCCGAGGAATATCATCAGGATTACTACAGGAAGAATCCTGTGCGTTACAATTGGTACCGCTTCATGTCCGGCAGGGATTCTTTTGTGGAGGAGCATTGGGCTGAAAAAAAGCAGGATATAGCCCCTCCTTCCGGCGGGAGGGATGATTACACGCGCCCGGATGATGCTGCGCTACGCGAGACTCTGACCCCGCTGCAGTTCAAGGTGGTCCGTGAAGACGGCACTGAGCCTGCTTTTAATAACGATTTCTGGGATAACCATCGCGAGGGCATTTATGTGGATGTTGTTTCCGGGGAGCCGCTTTTCAGTTCGCGCGATAAGTTTGACTCCGGCACGGGCTGGCCTAGCTTTACCCGGCCCATTGAAGGGCAGGGAGTGGTTGAAAAGGAAGACCGTTCCTTTTTTATGGCCCGAATCGAAGTCCGCTCCCGTAAGGCCGATTCTCATCTCGGGCATGTCTTTGAAGACGGCCCGCAGCCTACAGGGCTGCGTTACTGCATTAATTCCGCCGCTCTGCGGTTCATCCCGCTGGAAGAACTGGAGGCTCAAGGCTACGGTGAGTATTTAAAGTTATTCAAGTAA
- a CDS encoding M15 family metallopeptidase gives MPADFCYLDRIIPGAVYDVRYFGTDNFVGERIDGYHVPRIILSRDAAAALAGVQKDLAPFGLGLKIFDGYRPQDAVLHFVRWAKDLDDTRMKARYYPDVQKKNLFRDGYIAEKSGHSRGSTVDLTIIDLKTGQELDMGTGFDYFGPKSWPANKEMGIQVRANRALLRETMVRNGFRPLKEEWWHFTLQYEPYPDTYFNFPVK, from the coding sequence TTGCCTGCGGATTTCTGTTATCTGGACCGGATTATTCCGGGAGCGGTTTATGATGTGCGCTATTTCGGGACGGATAATTTTGTCGGTGAACGTATTGACGGCTATCATGTTCCGCGCATCATCCTGAGCCGCGATGCGGCTGCCGCCCTTGCCGGGGTCCAAAAGGACCTTGCGCCTTTCGGGCTGGGACTCAAAATTTTTGACGGCTACCGACCGCAGGATGCTGTTCTCCATTTTGTGCGCTGGGCAAAGGATCTGGATGATACCCGCATGAAAGCCCGCTACTACCCTGATGTGCAGAAAAAGAATCTTTTCCGGGATGGATATATTGCGGAAAAGTCCGGGCATTCCAGAGGGTCCACCGTGGACCTGACTATTATTGACCTCAAGACCGGGCAGGAACTTGATATGGGTACGGGCTTTGATTATTTCGGTCCTAAATCATGGCCTGCCAATAAAGAGATGGGCATACAGGTGCGCGCCAATCGCGCTTTGTTGCGGGAAACAATGGTTCGCAACGGCTTCAGGCCCCTTAAAGAAGAGTGGTGGCATTTTACTCTTCAGTATGAGCCATACCCGGATACATATTTCAATTTTCCGGTAAAATAG
- a CDS encoding substrate-binding domain-containing protein, with translation MPESRFFHTYTCRTTIIRFSAALFLVAYLLCSPAIGHAQKTIVVIPKATILNFWKILCVGAHDAIKGQDINLIWRGPRVENKSKAQQHLLKFYTDKKVEAIVIAPADKEKLNQDIEEAVQAGIKVVIIDSPVTTTAPQTYIATDNYKAGELGAQMLAGKIKSTGPILLIGHTPENGASFLREKGFIDRINELLPGQSVIRLHMENGSERETRIAAGEILNALPSIAGIFAVNEPTSDGVLHVLSKHPDISIPFIAFDNNKNLVQGIKDGKVSGLIAQKPYALGFFGVNAAIDLIDGKKVGRTMESPVTVITQDNVNISSTLKCLQKMTEREKAVCPICFN, from the coding sequence ATGCCAGAATCAAGATTCTTTCATACTTACACCTGCCGCACAACTATCATCAGATTTTCTGCTGCCCTTTTTCTGGTAGCATATTTACTGTGTTCCCCTGCGATAGGCCATGCCCAAAAAACAATCGTGGTCATCCCCAAAGCGACAATCCTTAATTTCTGGAAAATACTCTGTGTCGGCGCGCATGACGCTATCAAGGGCCAAGACATCAATCTCATCTGGCGCGGCCCAAGAGTGGAAAACAAATCCAAAGCACAGCAACACCTGCTGAAGTTCTACACTGACAAAAAGGTAGAAGCCATTGTCATAGCTCCGGCAGATAAAGAAAAACTTAATCAGGATATTGAAGAAGCCGTACAAGCAGGCATCAAGGTAGTGATAATAGACTCCCCGGTAACTACAACAGCCCCCCAGACCTATATTGCAACAGACAATTACAAGGCCGGGGAACTTGGTGCCCAAATGCTGGCAGGAAAAATAAAGAGCACAGGTCCCATACTACTCATTGGTCATACCCCGGAAAACGGAGCTTCATTTTTACGGGAAAAGGGCTTTATCGACAGGATTAATGAACTCTTACCGGGACAGTCCGTGATCAGGCTGCACATGGAAAACGGCAGCGAAAGGGAAACAAGAATCGCTGCGGGGGAAATTCTAAATGCCCTGCCCTCCATTGCCGGTATATTCGCAGTGAATGAACCGACATCAGACGGTGTACTCCATGTGCTCAGTAAACACCCGGATATCAGCATTCCTTTTATCGCTTTTGACAATAACAAAAATCTGGTTCAGGGAATAAAAGACGGCAAAGTAAGTGGACTGATCGCCCAAAAACCGTATGCATTGGGTTTCTTTGGGGTTAACGCAGCCATTGACCTGATAGACGGGAAAAAAGTTGGTAGAACCATGGAAAGTCCGGTTACCGTAATAACTCAGGACAACGTTAACATATCCAGCACATTAAAATGCCTGCAAAAAATGACCGAAAGAGAAAAAGCGGTCTGCCCCATCTGCTTCAATTAA